A window of Calliopsis andreniformis isolate RMS-2024a chromosome 3, iyCalAndr_principal, whole genome shotgun sequence contains these coding sequences:
- the LOC143177462 gene encoding uncharacterized protein LOC143177462, whose amino-acid sequence MGQGRTPESNNCLLKVENGVPNEILNTLVLGEKAVKRHKCTYDGCDAVFNRPSRLARHIRLHTGEKSYKCNHAGCDKAYTNSSHLKRHMETHSLRKKTYKCSVCQLFLSNQDNLKRHYKNKHSNNSKLTCKECNETFAKKYQLATHMSKHTGELHKCDKCNKSFVHIRTFKKHKAAHEVRNKSYPCTVPECNEVFEKWLQLCAHMETHTYACKICGKQLKKRCLKAHSRIHMDNRPVKPCPYEGCGRVYHFESNLTNHIKVKHLEEKYECDICKKTFSSKQKTQEHIHKIHMSERKPRAKKLQRKKRKDAGMPKKSAVSFLLGVDLPHSVEKEIMQRKEDIPYIEQFRINSNDESEIESHKKE is encoded by the exons ATGGGGCAAGGTAGAACACCAGAATCCAATAATTGTTTATTAAAAGTTGAAAATGGTGTGCCAAATGAAATTCTTAATACACTTGTTCTGGGAGAAAAGGCTGTAAAGAGACATAAATGTACTTATGATGGATGTGATGCAGTTTTTAATAGGCCATCTCGCTTAGCAAGACATATTAGACTTCATACAGGAGAG aaaagtTACAAATGTAATCATGCTGGATGTGATAAAGCTTATACAAACTCTTCTCACTTAAAACGTCACATGGAAACCCATAGTCTTCGAAAGAAAACATACaa GTGTTCTGTGTGTCAACTATTTCTTAGTAATCAAGACAATTTAAAACGTCATTATaaaaataagcatagtaataatagTAAATTGACTTGTAAGGAATGTAATGAAACTTTTGCTAAAAAGTATCAACTTGCAACGCATATGTCAAAACATACTGGAGAATTGCATAAATGTGATAAATGTAATAAATCTTTTGTGCACATAAGAACATTCAAAAAACATAAAGCAGCTCATGAAGTAAGAAACAAATCTTATCCTTGTACTGTACCAGAATGCAATGAAGTGTTTGAAAAGTGGTTGCAGCTTTGTGCTCATATGGAAACGCACA CTTATGCGTGTAAAATTTGTGGTAAACAATTAAAAAAGAGATGCTTAAAAGCTCATTCCCGAATACATATGGACAATAGACCAGTCAAACCTTGTCCATATGAAGGATGTGGTCGAGTTTATCATTTTGAAAGCAATCTAACTAATCATATAAAAGTAAAGCATTTAGAAGAAAAATATGAATGTGATATATGCAAAAAAACGTTTTCATCGAAACAAAAGACACAAGAACATATTCATAAGATACATATGTCGGAAAGGAAGCCAAGAGCTAAGAAACTACAACGCAAAAAAAGAAAGGATGCTGGAATGCCTAAGAAAAGTGCAGTGTCTTTCTTACTTGGAGTAGATTTACCACACAGTGTAGAAAAAGAAATAATGCAGAGAAAAGAAGATATTCCATATATAGAGCAATTCAGAATAAACTCAAATGATGAGTCAGAGATAGAGTctcataaaaaggaataa
- the LOC143177463 gene encoding putative protein phosphatase 2C T23F11.1 isoform X1 yields MRMKFYKRIFGTIMGQTLCEPITAKKSACCRDSNYRVGSSCMQGWRTKMEDCHVHILSLPDDPGTAFFAVYDGHGGAAMAQYAGKHLHEFITKRSNYKAGNIVQAIQQGFLDLDEAMQNDPALRDEPAGTTVIALLIKDNIIYSANAGDSRAVASINGNAVPLSRDHKPTLKDERERIEAAGGWVEFNRVNGQLALSRALGDFMFKRNDRKSPQEQIVTAFPEVQQFQITEDWEFVVLACDGIWDVMTSKEVINFVRTRLVKSKLGTGQENDTMDPEEICEVLMKHCLAPDTLMGTGCDNMTVVLVCFLHGKPYSHFIQRCKETISTNL; encoded by the exons ATGCGTATGAAATTCTACAAGAG AATCTTTGGAACAATAATGGGGCAAACACTCTGTGAACCTATAACTGCTAAGAAATCAGCATGCTGCAGAGACTCAAACTATCGAGTTGGCAGTTCATGTATGCAAGGCTGGCGTACTAAAATGGAAGACTGCCATGTACATATACTTTCATTACCTGATGATCCTGGTACTGCATTTTTTGCAGTATATGATGGTCATGGAG GTGCTGCAATGGCACAATATGCTGGAAAACATCTTCATGAGTTCATAACTAAGAGGAGTAACTATAAAGCTGGCAATATCGTTCAAGCCATACAACAAGGTTTCTTGGATTTGGATGAAGCAATGCAAAATGATCCAGCCCTCAGAGATGAACCAGCAGGAACTACTGTCATAGCTCTTCTTATTAAGGATAATATTATATACAGT GCAAATGCAGGAGATAGTAGGGCAGTAGCAAGTATCAATGGTAATGCAGTTCCCCTCAGTCGAGATCATAAACCAACATTGAAGGATGAGCGAGAACGAATTGAAGCTGCTGGTGGTTGGGTTGAATTTAACAGAGTCAATGGTCAGCTCGCATTATCTCGTGCGTTAGGTGACTTTATGTTTAAACGAAATGACCGTAAATCGCCACAAGAACAAATTGTGACTG CATTTCCTGAAGTTCAACAGTTTCAAATaacagaagattgggaatttgTTGTTTTGGCTTGTGATGGTATTTGGGACGTAATGACGAGTAAAGAAGTAATTAATTTCGTCAGAACACGTTTGGTCAAATCGAAATTGGGGACAGGACAAGAAAATGATACGATGGATCCAGAGGAGATTTGTGAAGTGCTTATGAAACATTGTCTTGCGCCAGACACTTTAATGGGTACCGGTTGCGATAATATGACAGTAGTTCTCGTGTGTTTTCTTCATGGAAAACCATATTCCCATTTCATTCAACGCTGTAAGGAAACTATTAGTACAAATCTTTAA
- the LOC143177463 gene encoding putative protein phosphatase 2C T23F11.1 isoform X2 encodes MGQTLCEPITAKKSACCRDSNYRVGSSCMQGWRTKMEDCHVHILSLPDDPGTAFFAVYDGHGGAAMAQYAGKHLHEFITKRSNYKAGNIVQAIQQGFLDLDEAMQNDPALRDEPAGTTVIALLIKDNIIYSANAGDSRAVASINGNAVPLSRDHKPTLKDERERIEAAGGWVEFNRVNGQLALSRALGDFMFKRNDRKSPQEQIVTAFPEVQQFQITEDWEFVVLACDGIWDVMTSKEVINFVRTRLVKSKLGTGQENDTMDPEEICEVLMKHCLAPDTLMGTGCDNMTVVLVCFLHGKPYSHFIQRCKETISTNL; translated from the exons ATGGGGCAAACACTCTGTGAACCTATAACTGCTAAGAAATCAGCATGCTGCAGAGACTCAAACTATCGAGTTGGCAGTTCATGTATGCAAGGCTGGCGTACTAAAATGGAAGACTGCCATGTACATATACTTTCATTACCTGATGATCCTGGTACTGCATTTTTTGCAGTATATGATGGTCATGGAG GTGCTGCAATGGCACAATATGCTGGAAAACATCTTCATGAGTTCATAACTAAGAGGAGTAACTATAAAGCTGGCAATATCGTTCAAGCCATACAACAAGGTTTCTTGGATTTGGATGAAGCAATGCAAAATGATCCAGCCCTCAGAGATGAACCAGCAGGAACTACTGTCATAGCTCTTCTTATTAAGGATAATATTATATACAGT GCAAATGCAGGAGATAGTAGGGCAGTAGCAAGTATCAATGGTAATGCAGTTCCCCTCAGTCGAGATCATAAACCAACATTGAAGGATGAGCGAGAACGAATTGAAGCTGCTGGTGGTTGGGTTGAATTTAACAGAGTCAATGGTCAGCTCGCATTATCTCGTGCGTTAGGTGACTTTATGTTTAAACGAAATGACCGTAAATCGCCACAAGAACAAATTGTGACTG CATTTCCTGAAGTTCAACAGTTTCAAATaacagaagattgggaatttgTTGTTTTGGCTTGTGATGGTATTTGGGACGTAATGACGAGTAAAGAAGTAATTAATTTCGTCAGAACACGTTTGGTCAAATCGAAATTGGGGACAGGACAAGAAAATGATACGATGGATCCAGAGGAGATTTGTGAAGTGCTTATGAAACATTGTCTTGCGCCAGACACTTTAATGGGTACCGGTTGCGATAATATGACAGTAGTTCTCGTGTGTTTTCTTCATGGAAAACCATATTCCCATTTCATTCAACGCTGTAAGGAAACTATTAGTACAAATCTTTAA